The Enterobacter asburiae sequence TTGAGCAGGTTATCGAGCAGGGCCAGTCATTGAGTAACGTCCTGCCTCCCCTGCAACAAAAAGTATCAGATAAAGACAAAGCCCTGCTCCAGGAGCTTTGCTTTGGCGTTCTGCGCACCCTTTCTCAGCTTGAGTGGCTCATTAATAAGCTGATGTCACGCCCAATGACGGGCAAGCAGCGCACCGTTCATTATTTGATCATGGTGGGTTTTTATCAGCTTCTTCATACTCGCATTCCACCTCACGCCGCGCTTGCTGAAACAGTGGAAGGCGCCGTTGCGATAAAACGTCCTCAGTTGAAAGGATTAATCAACGGCGTACTGCGTCAGTTCCAGCGTCAGCAGGATGAGCTTCTGTCTGAATTTGCGCAAAGCGAAACACGTTTTCTCCACCCGGACTGGCTGCTGAATCGTCTTAAAAAAGCGTATCCGAAGCAGTGGCAAAACATTGCCGAAGCGAATAATCAACGCCCGCCGATGTGGTTACGCGTCAATCGCAATCACCACACCCGTGACGCATGGCTGGCATTACTGGAAGACGCTGGAATGAGTGGATTCACGCATGAAGCCTATCCGGATGCCGTGCGTTTAGCCTCCGCTGCACCGGTACATGCTTTACCTGGTTTTGATGAAGGCTGGGTGACCGTGCAGGATGCCTCTGCTCAGGGTTGTATGACCTGGCTTGAACCCAAAAATGGTGAGCAGATCCTCGATCTGTGCGCGGCGCCTGGCGGAAAAACGACACACATTTTGGAAGTGGCTCCACAGGCCAGCGTGATGGCAGTGGACGTTGATGAGCAGCGTCTTTCACGCGTCTACGACAACCTCAAGCGCCTGGGCATGAAGGCACAGGTTAAACAAGGCGATGGACGCAAGCCTGCGCAATGGTGTGGTGAAACCCAGTTCGACCGCATTTTGCTGGATGCACCCTGCTCTGCAACAGGCGTAATTCGTCGTCATCCGGACATCAAGTGGCTACGCCGCGATCGTGATATTAAGGAACTTGCCCAACTGCAATCGGACATACTTGACGCGATTTGGCCACATCTTAAACCCGGCGGTACGCTGGTTTATGCCACCTGCTCCATACTGCCAGAAGAAAACAGCCAGCAAATCGCAGCCTTCCTTAAGCGTACCCCGGACGCTACGCTGCGCGATACGGGAACGCCTGAATGCCCAGGACAGCAAAACCTGCCGGGCGCGGAAGAGGGTGATGGCTTCTTTTACGCTAAGCTAATCAAAGAGTGATGTTGAGAACAGGTCACGAGATATGAAGATTATCATTCTGGGCGCAGGACAAGTGGGCGGAACGCTGGCGGAAAACCTGGTTGGCGAAAACAACGACATCACAATCGTTGATACCAACGGCGATCGTCTGCGCGTTTTACAGGACAAATTTGACCTTCGCGTTGTGCAGGGTCATGGCTCACACCCGCGCGTGCTCCGCGAGGCGGGCGCCGACGATGCAGACATGCTGGTTGCGGTGACCAGTTCTGACGAAACCAATATGGTGGCCTGTCAGGTGGCCTACTCGCTTTTCAACACGCCAAACCGAATCGCGCGCATCCGTTCACCGGACTATGTTCGCGATGCAGAAAAACTGTTTAATTCAGAAGCGGTTCCCATTGATCATCTTATCGCACCTGAACAGCTGGTTATCGACAATATCTATCGTCTGATCGAATATCCAGGCGCACTGCAGGTGGTGAACTTTGCCGAAGGTAAAGTCAGTCTTGCCGTCGTAAAGGCCTATTACGGCGGTCCGTTGATCGGCAACGCGTTGTCCACCATGCGCGAGCACATGCCTCATATTGATACGCGCGTCGCCGCCATTTTCCGCCACGACAGGCCTATCCGCCCGCAGGGCTCCACCATTGTCGAAGCAGGTGATGAGGTCTTCTTTATTGCGGCCTCTCAGCATATTCGTGCAGTAATGAGCGAATTGCAGCGTCTCGAAAAGCCTTATAAACGCATTATGCTGGTCGGTGGTGGCAATATCGGTGCGGGTCTCGCGCGAAGGCTGGAAAAAGACTACAGCGTGAAATTGATCGAGCGCGATCAGCAACGTGCTTCTGAGCTGGCGGAAAAACTGCAAAATACGATCGTATTTTATGGCGACGCGTCAGATCAGGAATTACTGGCAGAAGAGCATATTGATCAAGTTGATCTCTTTATTGCCGTCACCAACGATGACGAGGCGAATATTATGTCCGCCATGCTCGCCAAACGTATGGGGGCAAAGAAGGTCATGGTACTTATCCAACGTAAGGCGTATGTCGACCTGGTTCAGGGCAGCGTGATTGATATTGCTATTTCACCGCAGCAGGCGACCATTTCCGCTCTGCTGAGCCATGTACGTAAAGCGGACATTGTCGGCGTTTCATCGCTCCGCCGCGGTGTGGCAGAAGCGATTGAAGCGGTGGCCCATGGAGATGAAACCACCTCTCGCGTTGTGGGCCGCGCCATCGACGAAATTAAGCTGCCGCCGGGCACAATTATCGGTGCCGTCGTGCGTGGAAATGATGTCATGATCGCCAATGATAATTTACGTATTGAGCAAGGCGATCACGTAATTATGTTCCTTACCGATAAAAAATTTATTACCGACGTCGAGCGTTTATTCCAGCCAAGTCCATTCTTCCTTTAATATGTCGGGTGCTCTCAATAGAGCACCTGCACTTTACCCCCTTTATTGCTGTGCCTTTTATTTTCATAACGTTTAATTATCCCGAATGGCAATTGGCTAATCATTTGTTAAACTTATAGTCGTCAGCTGGCACAAGGAGAACATAATGAGTTTTATTAAAGAATTTCGCGAATTTGCGATGCGCGGGAACGTGGTGGATTTGGCAGTGGGTGTCATTATTGGTGCGGCATTCGGCAAGATTGTTTCATCATTAGTTGCAGACATCATCATGCCACCTTTAGGGCTGCTAATCGGGGGCATTGATTTCAAACAGTTCGCATTCACGCTGCGTGAAGCACAGGGTGATATCCCGGCAGTAGTAATGCACTACGGCGTGTTTATCCAGAACGTATTTGATTTCGTGATTGTGGCGTTTGCTATTTT is a genomic window containing:
- the mscL gene encoding large-conductance mechanosensitive channel protein MscL, producing MSFIKEFREFAMRGNVVDLAVGVIIGAAFGKIVSSLVADIIMPPLGLLIGGIDFKQFAFTLREAQGDIPAVVMHYGVFIQNVFDFVIVAFAIFMAIKLINRLNRKKEEPAAAPAPTKEEVLLTEIRDLLKEQNNRV
- the trkA gene encoding Trk system potassium transporter TrkA, encoding MKIIILGAGQVGGTLAENLVGENNDITIVDTNGDRLRVLQDKFDLRVVQGHGSHPRVLREAGADDADMLVAVTSSDETNMVACQVAYSLFNTPNRIARIRSPDYVRDAEKLFNSEAVPIDHLIAPEQLVIDNIYRLIEYPGALQVVNFAEGKVSLAVVKAYYGGPLIGNALSTMREHMPHIDTRVAAIFRHDRPIRPQGSTIVEAGDEVFFIAASQHIRAVMSELQRLEKPYKRIMLVGGGNIGAGLARRLEKDYSVKLIERDQQRASELAEKLQNTIVFYGDASDQELLAEEHIDQVDLFIAVTNDDEANIMSAMLAKRMGAKKVMVLIQRKAYVDLVQGSVIDIAISPQQATISALLSHVRKADIVGVSSLRRGVAEAIEAVAHGDETTSRVVGRAIDEIKLPPGTIIGAVVRGNDVMIANDNLRIEQGDHVIMFLTDKKFITDVERLFQPSPFFL
- the rsmB gene encoding 16S rRNA (cytosine(967)-C(5))-methyltransferase RsmB; this encodes MKKQNLRSMAAQAVEQVIEQGQSLSNVLPPLQQKVSDKDKALLQELCFGVLRTLSQLEWLINKLMSRPMTGKQRTVHYLIMVGFYQLLHTRIPPHAALAETVEGAVAIKRPQLKGLINGVLRQFQRQQDELLSEFAQSETRFLHPDWLLNRLKKAYPKQWQNIAEANNQRPPMWLRVNRNHHTRDAWLALLEDAGMSGFTHEAYPDAVRLASAAPVHALPGFDEGWVTVQDASAQGCMTWLEPKNGEQILDLCAAPGGKTTHILEVAPQASVMAVDVDEQRLSRVYDNLKRLGMKAQVKQGDGRKPAQWCGETQFDRILLDAPCSATGVIRRHPDIKWLRRDRDIKELAQLQSDILDAIWPHLKPGGTLVYATCSILPEENSQQIAAFLKRTPDATLRDTGTPECPGQQNLPGAEEGDGFFYAKLIKE